The following coding sequences lie in one Bacteroidia bacterium genomic window:
- a CDS encoding PAS domain S-box protein, with product MKGKKIIIVEDDKMLLTVFSLFVNELGHDVLGAYTDASDAIKKCGETRPDVVLMDINLPGSIDGITAAEKIYHEYDVPIIYVSSYTDETTVSKALKSSTYGYLVKPIDKVTLGITIDLVFSKHKNDHHARVSENLIDHINDGIFTISLNGKITYCNKGAESIFGLKREKINGLNFHDLFKGNGDITSNILEKTLETERLETEISFVSNEGEIKHAFLSLSVLNDEIDEVFGLVCYCKDITSKMKAEESAKNYIANLKAIFNGATEAIYLVDKELQLIELNKLAQRYQIKTFNKEVVAGDSIFDVFYFLSHDDLDNLFKSALEGVSHFLERSALIGKEYRYLKITIYPVVYQENNNIDRFCISILDITENKKIEKDLEETKNELKPLFDSSIQRFYLSDLNYKVVTFNKAARDVIMKEFSRVIQRGDNVLDFVPGEERQKNFIQKFEEAKKGHSIVYKEMIVIREMEVWNETHLDPVMNHRGEIYRVLIWTLDVSEREKNLNELKETQERYALVAKGGNDGIWDWDILENTVYLSPRWKNLLGYEDYELKNEFGVRDGFIHKDDYDHAKKCLDDYLDGKTQYYENELRLKHKNGHFVWVIERGVLMHDENGKPIRLAGSITDISRLKKVDEEIHTTNKILLDERNMFLQGSVVIARVKATDTSKVAYISENVKHILGYTPHEFLTGIVTYDSLIHPDDNVFHIKERKEALARNASHIEYSPYRMMRKDGSYLWVKDFASNIRDEDNVITDILGYFIDITEQKNTERILLESQKKYFSMFKEGSDAIIIVDKDNVFECNEKSENLFGYSREELVGMNVIALMPESQPNGMLSVEKRKKKIAEAYNGEKSTYYWQYKKKDGSVFDAEVSLTVLTLNEKQYMHASIRDISERKNIERNLRESEQKYKALLDAIPDLLFIVDRNGLYSYFKPDIYHELEVPVESVIGKRLEDFFTGKMLEKVRDCIIDSLDNSKVQVVDYELNSPMGMRSFEARISPIDKDHILMLVRDKIQSGEYANK from the coding sequence ATGAAGGGAAAGAAAATAATTATCGTTGAGGACGATAAGATGTTGTTAACGGTTTTTTCACTGTTCGTAAATGAATTAGGGCACGATGTTCTTGGTGCATATACTGATGCGTCAGATGCAATAAAAAAATGCGGGGAAACCAGACCTGATGTAGTACTAATGGATATAAATCTTCCGGGAAGTATTGATGGGATTACTGCTGCTGAAAAAATTTATCATGAATATGATGTTCCGATTATTTATGTGTCAAGTTATACTGATGAAACAACTGTAAGTAAGGCACTAAAATCATCAACTTATGGTTACCTTGTTAAACCGATTGATAAAGTTACGCTTGGAATTACAATTGATTTGGTTTTTTCAAAACATAAGAATGATCATCATGCAAGGGTTAGTGAAAATCTTATTGATCATATTAATGATGGTATTTTTACAATTTCACTAAATGGGAAAATAACTTATTGCAATAAAGGTGCTGAATCAATTTTTGGATTAAAAAGAGAAAAAATAAATGGACTAAATTTTCATGATCTTTTTAAAGGAAATGGGGATATTACTTCAAATATATTAGAAAAAACATTAGAAACTGAAAGATTAGAAACTGAAATTTCTTTTGTTTCAAATGAAGGAGAAATAAAGCATGCTTTTCTATCATTGTCTGTTCTTAATGATGAAATTGATGAAGTATTTGGTTTAGTTTGTTATTGTAAAGATATTACTTCAAAAATGAAGGCCGAAGAATCGGCTAAAAACTATATAGCAAATTTAAAAGCAATTTTTAATGGTGCTACCGAGGCTATTTATTTGGTTGATAAAGAATTGCAATTGATAGAGCTGAATAAATTAGCACAACGTTATCAGATTAAAACTTTTAATAAAGAAGTTGTTGCAGGTGATTCAATCTTTGATGTGTTTTATTTTTTGTCACATGATGATTTGGATAATTTATTTAAATCTGCATTAGAAGGTGTTTCACATTTTCTTGAAAGATCTGCGTTAATTGGAAAAGAATACAGGTATTTAAAAATAACAATTTACCCGGTAGTTTATCAGGAAAATAATAATATTGATAGATTTTGTATTTCAATATTAGATATTACCGAGAACAAAAAGATTGAAAAAGATTTAGAAGAAACAAAAAATGAATTAAAACCTTTATTTGATAGTAGTATCCAGCGATTTTATTTAAGCGATCTTAATTATAAGGTAGTGACATTTAATAAAGCTGCACGCGATGTTATTATGAAGGAATTTAGTAGGGTAATACAACGCGGTGATAATGTGTTAGATTTTGTTCCAGGTGAAGAAAGGCAGAAAAATTTTATTCAGAAGTTTGAAGAAGCAAAAAAGGGCCATAGTATTGTATATAAGGAAATGATAGTAATTAGGGAAATGGAAGTATGGAATGAAACCCATCTCGATCCGGTTATGAATCATAGAGGAGAAATTTATCGTGTACTTATTTGGACTCTTGATGTTTCTGAACGTGAAAAGAACTTAAACGAACTTAAAGAAACTCAAGAACGTTATGCCCTGGTTGCTAAAGGTGGAAATGATGGTATTTGGGATTGGGATATTTTAGAAAATACAGTTTATCTTTCACCACGGTGGAAAAACTTACTTGGATATGAAGATTATGAATTAAAAAATGAGTTTGGTGTTCGGGATGGATTTATACATAAAGATGATTATGACCACGCAAAAAAATGTTTGGATGATTATCTTGATGGAAAAACACAGTATTATGAAAACGAACTCAGATTAAAACATAAAAACGGGCACTTTGTTTGGGTAATTGAAAGGGGTGTTTTAATGCATGATGAAAATGGCAAACCAATTCGTTTGGCAGGTTCAATAACCGATATTTCACGCCTTAAAAAAGTTGATGAAGAAATTCATACAACTAACAAAATTTTGCTTGATGAGCGAAATATGTTTCTGCAAGGGTCTGTTGTTATTGCAAGAGTTAAGGCAACAGATACATCAAAGGTAGCATATATCTCAGAGAATGTTAAACATATTCTGGGATATACACCTCATGAATTCTTAACAGGTATTGTTACATATGATTCATTGATTCATCCTGATGACAATGTATTTCATATAAAAGAAAGAAAAGAAGCATTAGCAAGAAATGCTTCTCATATAGAGTATTCGCCTTACAGAATGATGCGTAAAGATGGCAGTTATTTGTGGGTTAAAGATTTTGCAAGTAACATCAGAGATGAAGATAATGTTATTACTGATATTTTAGGCTATTTTATTGATATAACAGAACAAAAAAATACAGAAAGAATTCTTTTAGAAAGTCAGAAAAAATATTTCTCGATGTTTAAAGAGGGGAGTGATGCTATTATTATTGTGGATAAGGACAATGTTTTTGAGTGTAATGAGAAATCAGAAAATCTGTTTGGATATTCCCGTGAAGAATTAGTTGGGATGAATGTTATTGCTCTTATGCCCGAAAGTCAGCCTAATGGAATGTTGTCAGTTGAAAAAAGAAAAAAGAAAATAGCTGAGGCATACAATGGCGAAAAAAGTACATATTACTGGCAATATAAAAAGAAAGATGGTTCTGTATTCGATGCTGAAGTAAGTTTAACTGTACTTACTTTAAATGAAAAACAATACATGCATGCCAGTATCAGAGATATTTCTGAACGTAAAAATATTGAAAGAAATCTTCGCGAGAGTGAACAAAAATACAAAGCATTATTGGATGCTATTCCTGACTTGTTATTTATAGTTGATAGAAATGGTTTATATTCATATTTTAAACCGGATATTTATCACGAATTGGAAGTGCCCGTTGAAAGTGTTATTGGTAAACGTTTAGAAGATTTTTTTACTGGAAAGATGTTAGAAAAAGTTCGCGATTGTATTATTGACTCTCTTGATAATTCAAAAGTGCAGGTTGTAGATTACGAGCTTAATTCTCCTATGGGAATGCGTTCGTTTGAAGCAAGAATCTCTCCAATTGATAAAGACCATATTTTGATGCTGGTAAGGGATAAGATTCAGAGCGGGGAATATGCTAATAAGTAA
- the mfd gene encoding transcription-repair coupling factor has product MLDLYTRHHSFNKALDSVNKSEPSNSLLKGLSGSSQAFFIASVFQNANKNIVCILPEKEEAANFYSDIFSILNEQNVLFFPSSFRKKYNINDLNTANSVIRTGVLEKVSSASNSLLIVTYPEAISEKVISSENLSDNTLILHKGEKVSSSFIEEVLVSYDFERADFVYKPGQYAFRGSIIDIFSFSDENPYRIDFIGDEVNNIRSFNIENQLSIKEFEKFAIVPDFNQKDGISANSTLFSFFKNEPIVFLKDSGLFEKQIELFNSNNSELLGTAQELFDNTTNFTIFETGVSCIKKHDQILQFSTASQPSFNKNFDLLGSDLIDRKSKEYKVYILSDNPHQIERLNAIFDDMGIPGLFETRSLNIHEGFIDNDLQVCCYTDHQIFGKYHKYKLRDDFLKSETITLNEFYNLHPGDYIVHIDHGIGVFGGLEKVNLNGKWQEQIRLVYKDKDILFVNLHSLHKISKYKSKDGDVPKLNKLGTGAWTRLKQQTKNKVKDIARDLIDLYAKRLQQKGFAFTPDTYLQKELEASFIYEDTPDQEKATNALKADMEQAVPMDRLICGDVGFGKTEVAIRAAFKAVTDSKQVAVLVPTTILALQHYYTFSDRLKDFPCKIEFLSRFKTAAEQKEIFKEISAGKIDIVIGTHKLLNKEVQFKDLGLLIIDEEQKFGVAAKEKLRSIRIDVDTLTLTATPIPRTLQFSLMGARDLSIINTPPPNRQPVVTEVHIFNEDLIRDAINYELNRNGQVFFVHNHVQNIQEVELLIKRICPHARTAVGHGQMKPAELEKLMLNFINGNNDVLISTTIVENGLDIPNANTIIINNGHMFGLSDLHQLRGRVGRSNRKAFCYIMAPPIDTLPTDSKRRLRAIEEFSELGSGFNIALQDLDIRGAGNLLGGEQSGFIADIGFDAYQKILQEAMLELHESEFQNITPAPKTADLSSVNKEYSHDCVVETDMELFIPEKYVENMSEKIKLYRELDNIENEKQLQLFSDSLTDRFGKLPKEVLGLFDVLRLRWKAKQLGFEKIILKQNRFICYFITDKSSPYYSSPFFSNILQYIHTSKSASGLKETNDKLSLNFDKVSSIEKANQILESFIQNVTNNRNVTY; this is encoded by the coding sequence ATGCTTGATTTATACACTCGCCACCATAGTTTTAATAAAGCACTTGATTCTGTTAACAAATCAGAACCTAGTAATTCTTTATTAAAAGGTCTGAGTGGTTCATCACAGGCGTTTTTCATTGCATCAGTATTTCAAAATGCGAATAAAAACATTGTTTGTATTCTTCCTGAAAAAGAAGAAGCTGCAAATTTTTATTCAGATATATTCAGTATTCTTAACGAACAAAATGTTCTTTTTTTTCCATCTTCATTCAGAAAAAAATATAATATCAACGATTTAAATACTGCAAATTCTGTTATACGAACCGGTGTTTTAGAAAAAGTTTCTTCTGCCAGTAATTCATTGTTAATTGTTACATATCCCGAAGCTATTTCTGAAAAAGTTATAAGCAGTGAAAATCTTAGTGATAATACTTTAATACTACATAAGGGTGAAAAAGTCTCATCTTCATTTATTGAAGAAGTTTTAGTAAGCTATGATTTTGAACGCGCAGACTTCGTATACAAACCCGGTCAGTATGCATTTAGGGGAAGCATTATAGACATTTTTTCTTTTTCAGACGAAAACCCTTACCGTATTGATTTCATTGGCGATGAAGTTAACAACATACGCAGTTTTAATATCGAAAATCAATTAAGCATAAAAGAATTTGAAAAGTTTGCAATTGTACCAGATTTCAATCAGAAAGACGGAATCTCAGCAAATTCTACATTATTTTCATTCTTCAAAAATGAACCCATAGTATTTTTAAAAGATTCAGGTTTATTTGAAAAACAAATTGAACTATTTAATTCTAATAATTCCGAATTACTTGGAACTGCTCAGGAATTATTTGACAATACAACAAATTTCACAATTTTCGAAACCGGAGTAAGTTGCATAAAAAAGCATGATCAGATTTTGCAATTCAGTACTGCTTCACAACCCTCATTTAATAAAAACTTTGATTTATTAGGTTCTGATTTAATAGACAGAAAATCTAAAGAATACAAAGTGTATATTTTATCGGATAACCCACACCAGATTGAGCGGCTTAATGCAATTTTTGACGATATGGGTATTCCTGGACTTTTTGAAACAAGGTCGCTTAATATTCATGAAGGATTTATTGATAACGATCTTCAAGTATGTTGTTATACAGACCATCAGATCTTTGGAAAATACCATAAATACAAGTTACGAGATGATTTTTTGAAAAGCGAAACCATTACTCTTAACGAATTTTACAATCTGCATCCCGGCGATTACATTGTACATATTGACCATGGGATTGGAGTATTTGGTGGTTTAGAAAAAGTAAATCTTAATGGAAAATGGCAGGAACAAATAAGATTAGTATACAAAGACAAAGACATACTTTTTGTTAATTTACACTCACTGCATAAAATCTCAAAATATAAAAGTAAAGATGGCGATGTTCCAAAGCTTAATAAACTTGGTACTGGTGCTTGGACACGATTAAAACAACAGACAAAAAATAAAGTAAAAGATATTGCACGAGATCTTATAGACCTTTATGCAAAAAGATTACAACAAAAAGGTTTTGCATTTACTCCCGACACTTATTTACAAAAAGAATTAGAAGCTTCATTTATTTATGAAGATACACCAGATCAGGAAAAAGCTACTAATGCCTTAAAAGCTGATATGGAACAAGCTGTTCCGATGGACAGATTAATTTGTGGTGATGTAGGATTTGGAAAAACAGAAGTTGCTATTCGTGCAGCTTTTAAAGCTGTAACAGATAGTAAACAAGTTGCAGTGTTAGTTCCTACAACAATTTTGGCACTTCAGCATTATTATACTTTTTCTGACAGATTAAAAGATTTCCCTTGTAAAATTGAATTCCTAAGCAGGTTTAAAACTGCTGCCGAACAAAAAGAGATATTTAAAGAAATATCTGCAGGTAAAATAGATATTGTTATTGGCACACATAAATTACTAAACAAAGAAGTACAATTTAAAGATCTTGGACTTTTAATTATTGACGAAGAACAAAAGTTTGGTGTTGCTGCAAAAGAAAAATTACGTTCAATAAGAATAGATGTTGACACATTAACTTTAACTGCTACACCAATACCTCGCACACTACAGTTTTCATTAATGGGCGCAAGGGACTTGTCAATTATAAACACTCCACCACCAAACCGTCAGCCTGTTGTTACGGAAGTACACATTTTTAACGAAGACCTGATTCGTGATGCAATAAATTATGAACTTAACCGCAATGGACAAGTATTTTTTGTACACAATCACGTACAAAACATTCAGGAAGTAGAACTTTTAATAAAAAGAATATGTCCGCATGCAAGAACCGCAGTCGGTCACGGACAAATGAAACCGGCAGAACTGGAAAAATTGATGCTTAATTTTATTAATGGGAACAATGATGTTTTAATATCAACAACAATTGTAGAAAACGGTTTAGATATTCCGAATGCAAACACAATTATAATTAACAACGGGCACATGTTCGGCTTAAGCGACTTGCATCAGTTACGTGGCAGGGTTGGTCGCTCAAACAGAAAAGCATTCTGTTATATTATGGCTCCACCAATTGACACCTTACCCACTGATTCAAAAAGAAGATTAAGGGCAATTGAAGAATTTAGCGAATTGGGAAGCGGCTTTAACATTGCACTTCAGGATTTGGATATTCGTGGTGCAGGAAATTTACTAGGGGGGGAACAAAGCGGTTTTATTGCTGACATTGGATTTGATGCATATCAAAAAATTCTTCAGGAAGCAATGTTAGAACTACACGAAAGCGAATTTCAGAATATAACACCTGCACCAAAAACAGCCGATCTGTCTTCTGTTAACAAAGAGTACTCTCACGATTGCGTTGTAGAAACAGATATGGAACTTTTTATTCCGGAAAAATATGTTGAGAACATGTCAGAAAAAATTAAGTTATATCGTGAACTTGATAATATTGAAAACGAAAAACAACTTCAACTTTTTTCTGATTCGTTAACTGACAGGTTTGGGAAACTACCTAAAGAAGTTTTAGGATTATTTGATGTATTAAGGCTTCGCTGGAAAGCAAAGCAACTCGGTTTTGAAAAAATAATATTAAAACAAAACCGTTTTATTTGTTACTTTATTACCGATAAATCTTCACCATATTATAGCTCACCGTTTTTTAGTAACATTTTGCAATATATTCATACATCAAAAAGTGCTTCCGGATTAAAAGAAACTAACGATAAGTTGTCTTTGAATTTTGATAAGGTAAGCAGTATTGAAAAAGCAAATCAAATACTGGAAAGTTTTATTCAAAATGTAACAAATAACCGAAACGTTACTTATTAG